A portion of the Lolium rigidum isolate FL_2022 chromosome 1, APGP_CSIRO_Lrig_0.1, whole genome shotgun sequence genome contains these proteins:
- the LOC124682553 gene encoding anaphase-promoting complex subunit 10 produces the protein MESDGEEEAAVTPGTATPAPASGRLKGCPELSVDADMREMAKTAAWSVSSCKPGNGVSSLRDDSLDTYWQSDGAQPHLVNIQFQKKLQLQLVVLYVDFKLDESYTPSKISIRAGDGFHNLKEIKTVDLLKPVGWVHVSLSGTDPRETFIHTFMLQIAVLANHLNGRDTHVRQIKIYGPRPNPVPHQPFHFTSKECIMYSSVR, from the exons ATGGAGtccgacggcgaggaggaggcggcggtgaccCCGGGGACCGCCACCCCAGCCCCGGCGTCGGGACGCCTCAAGGGCTGCCCGGAGCTCTCCGTCGACGCCGACATGCGGGAGATGGCCAAGACGGCCGCCTGGAGCGTCAGCTCCTGCAAGCCCGGCAACGGCGTCTCGTCCCTCCGCGACGACAGCCTCGACACATACTGGCA GTCCGACGGCGCGCAGCCGCACCTGGTGAACATCCAGTTCCAGAAGAAGTTGCAGCTGCAG CTTGTTGTGCTCTACGTGGACTTCAAGCTCGACGAGAGCTACACGCCGAGCAAGATCTCCATCCGGGCCGGCGACGGGTTCCACAATCTCAAG GAAATTAAAACGGTAGATCTTTTGAAGCCAGTGGGATGGGTTCACGTATCATTATCTGGCACTGATCCCCG AGAAACATTCATTCATACATTTATGCTCCAAATTGCTGTGCTGGCCAATCACCTGAATGGGAGGGACACTCATGTCCGTCAGATCAAGATATACGGACCTCGACC GAACCCTGTTCCCCACCAGCCATTCCACTTCACTTCCAAGGAGTGCATCATGTACTCCAGTGTCAGGTGA